A genomic stretch from Scatophagus argus isolate fScaArg1 chromosome 19, fScaArg1.pri, whole genome shotgun sequence includes:
- the ttbk2b gene encoding tau-tubulin kinase 2b — MSGAGEHTDILSVADVVRDRWKVVRKIGGGGFGEIYEVLDQLSQATVALKVESAQQPKQVLKMEVAVLKKLQGKDHVCRFVGCGRNDRFNYVVMELQGRNLADLRRTMTRGTFSVSTTLRLGKQILEAIESIHSVGFLHRDIKPSNFAMGRLASTCRCCYMLDFGLARQFTNSSQEVRPPRPVAGFRGTVRYASINAHKNKEMGRHDDLWSLFYMLVEFTVGQLPWRKIKDKEQVGNLKETYDHRLMLKHLPSEFSTFLDHILTLDYFTKPDYQLLMSVFENAMKSHNVLENDPYDWEKCDSEDMLTITAAATTAQQLTRLTPAYLGMANASVLPGELQRENTEDVLQGERLSDADNCPPIPTPTTPGGDVWEEMDRNRNHKHTQPMIRKVVSEDEHSQNQGNQSPNTGSMQSSPRRVRSETMFLERAAPLLRRMRHSQSLAFEKRLAPEPKPTIERFLEAYLGKQRPILSQVGEKSFPERGHGPQTPSCNEEHSGTATPDPEEGAASSGFVAVNLSPVLQEGDSQEWVMLELEQGSGSGATKPTGEALHEDKPGTHVPAETGNQSSEPQDGQYTAVPSSPVLSQMSMPGTWLLGHRRLPGMLGQMPSVIMGRPQMEQSSTCAPQSPVQEKSDAMPQGAPSGKPDKVPEEILKDGGRLELSPVPSPAKGPTAHLTNDRDPESDSGLPDRSSEPNQLPQVDTGGGAMESTVTVSTSPPPALLRRKDSPLSPRLSRIPVRDFSAPLDSPSRDLNMERRHRWSSPVPGSPTHSPSPSLSCDNLPGALPRDRLSSERGSRSDCGGEDPLSLSSSSGSKSKIPRPVSATFLSDQLTSRFLPRPPPGKPPIRPCVDNRRRRLRVRASSTSDADFLASLTQLMQDRNGMLFSPPPRPRSSSSSLQRSLSSSPSRQELREGGALQGRSRSPSSFPGSPPARHAQPHDRPGVQGHRGDGSRGRGLIHEGKGSCKVNR; from the exons ATGAGTGGGGCTGGGGAGCACACAGACATCCTGTCAGTAGCAGACGTGGTCAGGGACAGATGGAAAGTG GTGAGGAAGATAGGTGGAGGTGGGTTTGGGGAGATCTACGAGGTTTTGGATCAGTTGAGCCAGGCCACTGTTGCCTTGAAGGTGGAGTCTGCTCAACAACCCAAACAGGTGCTGAAGATGGAGGTGGCTGTGCTGAAGAAGCTTCAGG GCAAAGACCACGTGTGTCGCTTTGTGGGCTGTGGCCGAAATGATCGTTTCAACTACGTGGTGATGGAACTTCAG GGGAGGAACCTGGCAGATTTGCGCAGAACCATGACCCGCGGCACCTTCTCTGTCTCCACAACATTGAGGCTTGGCAAGCAGATTTTAGAAGCCATTGAAAGCATCCACTCTGTAGGGTTCCTGCATCGTGACATTAAACCT TCTAACTTTGCAATGGGAAGACTTGCCAGTACCTGCAGATGCTGCTATATGCTTGATTTCGGCTTGGCCCGCCAGTTTACCAACTCCAGCCAGGAAGTCCGACCA CCTCGTCCTGTGGCAGGCTTCAGAGGAACGGTGCGATATGCTTCCATCAATGCTCATAAGAATAAG GAAATGGGCCGTCATGACGACCTGTGGTCCCTCTTCTACATGCTGGTTGAATTCACGGTTGGTCAGCTGCCCTGGAGGAAAATCAAAGACAAA GAACAAGTAGGAAATCTAAAAGAGACGTATGACCATCGTCTCATGCTCAAGCACCTTCCCTCGGAGTTTAGTACCTTCTTGGATCATATATTGACTTTGGACTACTTCACTAAGCCGGACTATCAG CTTCTTATGTCAGTGTTTGAGAATGCTATGAAGAGCCACAACGTGTTGGAGAATGACCCCTACGACTGGGAGAAATGTGATTCTGAGGATATGCTGACCATCACTGCCGCAGCAACCACTGCTCAGCAGCTCACTCGCCTCACGCCAGCATACTTGGG CATGGCCAATGCTTCAGTGCTGCCGGGCGAGCTGCAGAGGGAGAACACTGAGGATGTCTTGCAAGGGGAGCGCCTCAGCGATGCTGACAACTGCCCCCCCATCCCCACGCCGACCACCCCTGGTGGAGATGTATGGGAAGAGATGGACCGCAACCGAAACCATAAACACACCCAGCCGATGATCAGGAAG GTGGTGAGTGAGGATGAACACAGTCAGAACCAGGGGAACCAGAGCCCCAATACAGGCTCTATGCAGAGTTCACCCAGACGGGTCCGATCAGAAACCATGTTCCTAGAGCGGGCTGCTCCACTGCTCCGGAGGATGAGACATAGTCAAAGCTTGGCGTTTGAGAAGAGACTTGCACCCGAACCCAAGCCCACCATCGAACGCTTCCTTGAGGCCTA CTTGGGCAAACAACGTCCTATCCTTTCTCAAGTTGGGGAGAAATCTTTTCCTGAGAGGGGACACGGGCCACAGACACCTTCCTGCAATGAAGAGCACTCTGGCACAGCAACTCCTGATCCAGAGGAGGGCGCAGCGAGCAGTGGCTTTGTAGCTGTTAACCTCAGTCCTGTGCTCCAGGAAGGAGACTCCCAGGAATGGGTGATGCTGGAGCTAGAGCAAGGCAGCGGTTCTGGAGCCACCAAGCCCACGGGTGAGGCCCTGCATGAGGACAAACCTGGTACTCACGTGCCTGCTGAGACTGGGAACCAATCCTCTGAGCCACAAGATGGCCAGTACACAGCAGTACCAAGCAGTCCTGTTTTGTCACAAATGTCCATGCCCGGCACGTGGTTACTGGGTCACAGGAGACTGCCAGGGATGCTGGGACAAATGCCCTCAGTCATCATGGGAAGACCCCAGATGGAACAG TCCTCTACTTGTGCGCCACAGTCCCCAGTACAGGAGAAGAGTGATGCAATGCCACAAGGGGCTCCATCTGGCAAACCTGACAAAGTCCCAGAGGAGATCTTAAAGGATGGAGGGAGGTTGGAGTTGTCTCCAGTGCCAAGCCCAGCCAAAGGCCCCACTGCTCATCTGACAAATGACAGAGATCCAGAGAGTGATTCTGGTCTGCCCGATCGCTCCTCCGAGCCGAATCAGCTGCCTCAGGTTGACACAGGAGGAGGCGCTATGGAGAGTACTGTCACGGTCTCCACCTCTCCGCCCCCGGCTCTCCTCAGACGAAAAGATTCTCCCTTGTCTCCGAGACTGAGCCGGATCCCAGTGCGGGACTTCAGTGCGCCCCTGGACTCTCCCAGCAGGGACCTCAACATGGAGAGGCGTCATCGCTGGAGCAGTCCGGTCCCTGGCTCCCCCACCCACTCgccctctccatctctgtcctgTGACAACCTCCCTGGCGCTTTACCAAGGGATAGGCTCTCCTCAGAGCGGGGCTCCAGGTCTGACTGTGGGGGAGAAGACcccctgtctctgtcctcctcatcaGGTAGCAAAAGTAAGATCCCACGTCCTGTGAGTGCCACTTTTTTAAGCGACCAACTGACAAGCAGGTTTCTGCCACGCCCACCTCCTGGGAAACCACCCATCCGCCCGTGTGTTGACAACAG GCGTCGGCGGTTAAGAGTGCGAGCCAGCAGCACTAGTGACGCGGACTTCCTGGCCAGTCTTACTCAGCTGATGCAGGACCGAAACGGCATGCTCTTCAGCCCTCCTCCTCGCCCTCGCAGCTCGTCCTCCTCCCTGCAGCGCTCGctaagctcctccccctcccgcCAGGAGCTCCGCGAGGGCGGGGCATTGCAAGGACGCAGCCGCTCTCCGTCTAGCTTCCCCGGCTCCCCTCCTGCTCGGCACGCTCAGCCACATGACAGGCCTGGAGTGCAGGGTCATCGGGGCGATGGCTCTAGGGGAAGGGGTCTGATCCACGAGGGTAAAGGCTCCTGCAAAGTGAATCGATGA